From the Acidicapsa ligni genome, one window contains:
- a CDS encoding AbrB/MazE/SpoVT family DNA-binding domain-containing protein, translating into MSTTITSKGQVTIPKHIRDSVAMTPGSKVEFEVNDRGRIELVKEGEAMTPRERRFQSAIGSASIKWDTDELMALLRGND; encoded by the coding sequence ATGAGCACAACGATCACCAGCAAAGGCCAAGTCACCATCCCGAAACACATCCGTGACTCTGTAGCCATGACGCCAGGTTCCAAAGTTGAATTCGAAGTCAACGATCGGGGCCGCATTGAACTTGTGAAAGAAGGCGAAGCCATGACTCCCAGGGAGCGGCGCTTCCAATCTGCCATTGGCTCCGCCAGCATCAAGTGGGACACAGATGAGTTGATGGCGCTGCTGCGTGGCA